The sequence TTATTTCAGATGAAGCACATTTATTTGAGGAGTAAATTCTAACAGTGATtgtaattctacaaaggatttccaaacaaaagTACAATTCTAAACTAGAAAACCATACCAATGAGGTGCAGATGAACATGTCGTCCATCGCAGAAAGGATGCTCTGGAAGAGACCTCCTCGGGTCGAGGTTGAGCAGtggactctgtgtcttcatctctgtaactcctccccacctTTACTCCCTTCTAATGCTTGTATTATTTTTTGCCAGTCACCTAGTGACaacctcatctgcatgtgatgttttcacaactgcattgatcaggtcagatggctGGATCCTTAGGTTAACATAGACAATGTTGTTCCTTCTGATTAGGTTGCACTCTCAGTTAAATCAACAATAGGGTTCTCTGAGCCTGGACAGTACTGTTTCCCAAGAGGATGGCTAAATAGTACTcgttaaaaattaacaataaacataTTAATCTGAGAGATTTTCTTTTGCTctgctaaaaagctgagtttagtaaaaagtgaatatccatcacaatcTGGCTTTAACACAGAGCCGACACGGGAGTGGACAGAGGGTGATTCCGAATCTGGCATCCCTGTAGCTTGGCCTTGGCTCATTTTCCGGGAGATGGAAAGTGAATCGTTGGAGCATGGACATGAAGAAGATGAAGAGCTCCGTCTTTGCCAGCCGCTCCCCCAAACACACACGATGACCTGTAGGGAGAGGGGCAGGAGTGGTTAGTGTCCCAAGAGAGGGACTGAAGATCACTGCCAGGTCACACTGATTGAACAACAATGGCTCGAAGTCCTAATATCATCTGCCTTATCCAACCCTGTGTAATTTCATACAGAAGTAGTGCACTTCCAGCCTTTATCAAAGTTAAGCAAATGTTTATTCTACTTATTGTCTTTAGTCAATATAAGATGTACTCTTCAGCACGTGGGTGACCATAAAGGCTTTCAGCAGTTACATGTAGAAGTTAATGAGGTGAATTTTACAAATCCAGGAATAAGCCATCAGCCTCCCTCTGTGGAGTCTGGGAGATGGAGCTGGATATCCACAACCGCAGCTCTGCCTTCTGGTACATTTAATGATCCGCAAATCCCACCTTACCTGCAGAGAATGGGATGAAGGCTTCTGGCTTCACAAAGTTCCCATCCGAGTTGAGGAAGTGTCCCGGATTGAACTGATGTGGAGTCGACCAAACGTCTTCATCAAACAAGGCCGAGGAAAGATTTGGAATGATTGTTGTTCCCTGAAAGACATTCAAAGGGACATATTAATCCACAGCATATTTGTAACAGGCCCTCCACGCTATGAGGAGGATTCTTGTATTCTGGCCTTTAGATTGAGGGCTATGAATTGCAGTCCCAATGACCCACCAGAAGATATTCAATCTAACTCTGCGGTAcatttcttcctcactgctaCCTGGAGCTTATGGTCCATGACCAATGCTTTGGGAGACCTATTGGCACAAACGTAAAGAATGGAGCCATCCTCCCAATCATacagtaatgcagcatggaaacaggcccttcggcccaactggtccatgccaaccaagattcccatctaagccagtcccacttgcccatgttgggcccatatccctctaaacctcttcctgtccaggtacctgtccaactaccACTCAAAGACACCCTCTCCCAGTAaacacagacagcagcaacacCTACTGGGGGGAAGGGTCGCCAGCGAGGGAGAGAGATATTTGATTCACCCTGCTTGACGTACAGGGAGGCGCTCTGCTGCATGGAGCCAGGAGTCACTGAATGGCTGCCACTAGGAGAGTTCTGCAGGAGGTAGTCAGTGGTGTGTTGGCTACAGCAACAATCTCTATATCATGCAGTAATGTCACAAGAAGTTTCACAGTTCCATTATTTAAGCAAATAATGTAAGACATGTAAAGCCATACAAAGGTATTAATTCACACTGGCACACTCTCCCTCTATcgccctccctcttcctctcactCAATCAGTCAGTCGCACACATCTGAGGCACTCCACCCACACTCCCTCGCTGTTGACCCTTCCCCCCACTACGTGTTGCTGTCTGTGTTTTCTGGGATAGGGTGTCTTTGAGAGCCGACATCCTTGTGGGATTGGAATATTGTAAAGTTTGTGCATTCCACTAAATCGGGTTGTGTGCCTTGTAAAGTAGCTCAGCTCCCATTTTACTGCATAATTCTGGGTGAACAACACACTGACATATTTCAGGTACTTCTGGATAACTTCACAATGGTTTCCAGGAAAGACCTGTGGGCAATAGTGCCCATTTGGCACGCCAACAACTTCCAAAGCCCAATTTTTCAGTAACTGTGCTTTCAGAGTCATCCAGTGTATTGAGGGTCAGAAAAGGAGCTGAACATTGAAGATTAACTTTAGATTGTACCTTAGGGATGGTGTAACCCATGACCGTGGTGTCTCTGTATGTTTGATGAGGTAGTGAAATTGGAAGAATATTCCCTAAGCGTTGGATTTCATGGATAACAGCATTAGTGAATGGCATTTCCTCCCGGTCTTCCAGCTTTGGGTTTCGCTCCTTCCCAATCACTCTGTCAATCTCCTCGTGGACCTGAGCTGCAGGaacaaaacaagaacagaaatttcGAGCTTCAGTTGAAAGAAGGAACTTGTGTTTTAGTCGTCTCTTTCCTCCGCTCAAAAAGTCCCACAGAGTCTTATTGCTAAAAGAAATTTCAGCAATGTCGTCACAGTTGTATGTTAGAAAGTAGACCAACCAATTTGTACATTGCAAGGTCCGATAAACACCAGTGGGATAAGTGCTTAGAGAATGGGTTTTCATGAACTGATTGTTTCGAAACCTGGTGCTGATAATTGGATCTTTAGCCTGAAAATTAACTGAAActtttcctcatcacctccttctCCCTCTTTTGACACTGTTGCACTCTTTCTCCACACCTTCCATCCACACCAGTGCACACTTGGTAATGGGACTGGCAAAGACGTTGTTACACTTACACTGGACATCTGGATGTAGCACCATGAAGAGCAAGCCCCAGTtcagggtggtggaggtggtctCTGTACCTGCAGCAAAGAGGCTAATTAATGACCCAATCATCTTGCTCTCCAGGAAACTTGTATTCGGTGTGTTCTTCATCTAAGATGCAGTTAAGAAAACCAGTGTTAATATGTAGAATCAAAGATTGATCATAGGAACAGTGCTGAAGTCAGTCATCCTGCTTTAAATGTATCTGGAAACAGTATAATACACTGGTGAGGTGACAAATGAGCACTCAATTGTGGCCAAGACATTCTAGGAGAGGGTGGCTACAGTTACAAgtagagtttggataggctgggattgtcctcactggagcagaggaagctgcgGTGTGAAAGGGAAGGAATAGAGGGATTGAGATTAGCGGAGATGGGCAGAGTACTTTTAGATGGTGAGGGATTGAAAAGCGTGAGTGTTCAGAGGGAACGGTGTGCCCTTGTGAAGCTACGgaccaaatgtggggaaatgggacatgTATAGATAAAggtaatggtcagcatggacgtagtgggccaaagggtctgttcctgtactgcgCAACGCTATGTTGACTCACTAAAAGTTAAGCTGCTGTTAACATGCAAAGATATTACACGAGTGTTTGAGTACAAGTGTAGAGACATTTTGCTCCAATTTTATTGGTCAACTGGAATGTTGTGTAAGAGATCTGGCCACGTTACTTAAGGCCAGGCAAACAACACTGCGTGCAGAGTGCTGCAGTTACCTTCCCTGGAAAAGGTTGGGAAATACAACTGGATGTGCCACTAATCATCACCTACCTTCTCTTGTTCTGCTAAGAAAGCATCAATGAAGTCCCTGATATCATGTGGATCCCATGATTGCTTATGCCTCGTGACAATTTCTTGCAAAAACTGATTGATTTTCtcctgattttgaaatattttgttctgtGGCCCTGGGAGGGAACACAGGAAGGGGAACGCATTCGCCAACTGCAACAGAGACAGGGTTTGAAATTAAATACATTCTTTTGCATTCTctgatttttcttaaaataataaacaaaaaggtTAATTTTGACAGAAATACAAAATCAAGACAGGATGTGACGGGCAGAGTTGGCGACGCCAGATCCAATAATCTGCTGTCTGATTATTCGCCGCTGAGCACTTTGTGAAGGACACAAAGTCTCAGCTGACAGGATTGAAACATCTGTGATGTAGGGAGAGGGATacctactctgtgtgtgtgtgtgtgtgtgtgtgtgtgtgtgtgtgtgtgtgtgtgtgtgtgtgtgtgtgtgtgtgtgtgtgtgtgtgtgtgtgtgtgtgtgtgtgtgtgtgggtgggtgggtggtttcgGGTTAtgacgcttcatctggactgaaagctggAAGGGAGACGGCCAGTATCAAGAGGTGGCGGGGAGGGGCGAGgcaagtgattggtggatccagctGTGACAGGCAggtggcaggtggaggaggggtctctttcccctccttcacccactgcatctgtccatcacccacacactccttccactgggaccctcccctgccctcccctccctactGTCCctacctgccctccccacctccctcccttcatcccacactccaccttcctgtcctatcagattccatcacctgcggCCCTGGGTTGCCTCCACCTCTCGCCTCCCAGCCTCCGTCGCTATTTCTgcacctccatccctcctctgcctgcctcccctcctcacctggatccacctactgctggccagctcttgctccgcccctccccctcacctcccctcagtcccgaccagaaatgtcaactgtccctttACTTctatacatgctgcctgacccgctgagttcccctggtgttttgtgtgttgctccagcttccagcatctgcagtctcttgtgtcgctaGACTGATGATGTGTtggctccccctctccctctacaCTGGAAAGCCATGGCCAATGCACTCTAGGTGCCTATTGTCGTCATTGTGTGGACATCCGTCACGGGATGTGAGCCCCAGCAAGGTGCCTGCTGTGCCCTAGGCCCTCTTGGCAGCAGGAGCAAACCACCCGGGCCCACGGCcgaggagagggtggagagaagaTGCTGCAGTGATTGGAATACTGAGTTGGAAGTGCTGTGTGGTGACTTTGGACATAGGAATGGGGAGAAGATGTTTTGATACCAGACCTCAGTGATACACGGGTGACGTCAGGGCAAAGAGGGCCCATGAGGGACCAGGGGCAAAGCCAAGGACAGTGCTGAGGAGGAGCAACCCTGGGCATTTAATCCTTGGGAggcaggggagaggagggagaatctgagaaggagtggggggggggtgggtggtgtttaATACAGCAGACGGCTCGTGCCGGGGTGAACAGGTCCTCGTCCACCCAGGGGTGATGAGAGTGTGTGCCCAATGTATGCTGGGGGTGGCGGGTAACAGCGGGCCGTGTAACACGGGGAATCCAGCTGGAGATGGAGGTCGAGGGAGGGCAGGCAGACGAGGACGGGTGCAGTGTCCGCTGCATGCTGGTGGACTGTACCGAGGGAGGCCAGCACCCTCACTGGAAAACTGGCGCCAGAGGAACGGGCGTGTGAGCTCCCAGTGGCTGCCGACGGGGTTTCGAGGCCACTGGCAGAAGTCTGCTTTACACGCCTCCTTCATCTCACCCCCACTCCACCAGCAGACCCATGGGCTGGGGTTGACAAGGCCAAAAGGGGGCAGGATATGATGGACAATTAACCAAGTCGGATATTGCAACATCAGAAAGCTGACACACAACATTGTACGGGATGGGCTGCAGGACAGTGTCAACATCCAGCTGTGGGAAACACCAAACAAGAGTCAGTAACCAGCAATCAATTGGCTGGAGGCTCAACTCTTCCTTTAATCTAAAATCAGCTATGTGTTTGAATCTCTTCAGTGTTGAGATTGAGCTGAAATCTCCCATAGCTATCAACACTCTTTACAATGAAACTGACTCAGAAGCTTCACCAAACTGACATCCAATTCCTTGCAAACTATCAAAATATCTCAGTCATCATATCTATTAATGAATCCCAACATGTTGGTTTGCAAACATATTCCTTTCAGATACCCATGTTTTACTGTCCTTTTTGGAATATGTTACTTTAATAATTTATATGAAATTATAACACAGGTCACCAGTTGCCGCATTAAATTACGAAGGTGAAATTTTAATTGATCTGTTGAATTTCTTCACTCTGAATTGATCCCAATGTTGTTCTGAATATCATCAAGATTCACAGTATTGTCACAGTGATTCCCCAGATTACGTTGTATTTCTGATCACTTTAACATGTTTGGGCTCTAACACATCACCTGGTTGTGGATGCCCCTGGGTCGATTGGCcaaggaatgaggggtgatggaCCTATAGCTGATACTATCACACAAAGGCATTTTCTTCTGCCATCTTCCTTCACTCGGGCCAGAATCATTTCCTCGTGATTGTCTACCTCACTGCATGGATTGGATtatacttggattgtttcctctggagcgtcaggggagacctgactgaagtttataagattatgagaggcattgacagagtagacagccggtatctttttcccagggtagcagtGTTgaaggacatgtatttaaggtgagagaggggaagtttcaagatgtgcggggcaagtttttttttacagagggtggtgggtgcctagaatgcgctgccaggagtggtggtggaggcagatacaatagaggcatttaagaggcttttagataggcagatgaatgtgcagagaatggagggatatggatcagaagggtttagtttaatttggcatcatgctcggcacagacatcatgggccaaagcgcctgttcctctgctgtcctATGCTGTGTGTGCTGCACATCCTGATCTCCTCTTCAAAAGGGCACCAGTTTGGAAGAGAGCCTGCCTGCTTGTAGTCCAGGTATCTCTTGAAAGCTGAACCAGAGGGGAGCCCACTCCAGAATAATTTGGGTTATCAACAAACACCTCGTCCCAGACCACCACCTTCAGGACACAGTGGTGCACTTCTTCATTTCCATCAGCTGTGAGAAGCAAGAAGAGAAAAGATAACAGTGCCTCCACTCAGATGCCCAGTACTACCTGCACAGTCCTTTAACGTCCTCTTTCCTGGCACCTGTTCTATTATCACCTCTCGCTAATATTTCATGAGATAGCCCTCCTCACaaatttttagaaaaaaatcaaaggaaaaactgcagatgctggaaatctgaggtaaaaacagaaaatgctggaaacatacagCAGACAGCGTCTATGGTAAGAGAAACAGGTTTAATGTTTGAGGGCCAGGAACCTTtatgagaactgggaaagagagaaaacaagttagttttaggttgcggatagggtgtgtgtgtgtgtgtgtgtgtgtgtgtgtgtgtgtgtgtgtgtgtgtgtgtgtgtgtgtgtgtgtgtgtgtgtgtgtggatggatAGGAGAAAGAGAACGGGGTGAACTTATATCAATTGATGGCTTCACTAACTgctgatgaagccatctggttatCAAGGATGTTACAAAGAGAGATGAATAGAGAACACAACAGAGGaatatgtaaaagctgtgaaatgcagagctgcagggaatacccagtagatcaggcagcgttAGTGGAGTTAGAGACAGAAAACACAAGTAAAGGTTAGGCTCCCACTCCGACCTATCTATCTGTGGCCCCaagcactgttataatgaggcccacgacaagcttgaggaataacacctcaaCTTCcatccaaaatgctggaggaactcagcaggccaggcagcaactgtggagggaaataaacagtcgacgtttcaggtcgagacccttcatcaggactggaaaggaaaagggcagaagccagaatgtcaggggagggtgaggagcaggtgataggtgagtccgggtgagcgAGGGAAGTCTCATCCAGAACCACTCCCCCACTTACCTAccgtcccctctcacctggactcgcctatcacctgccagcctgtgcccctgtgctcctccccctccctctgaaacgtcagctgtttatttccctccacagatgctgcctgacctgctgatttcctccagcatttcatgtgtgttgctccagattccagcatctgcaga comes from Pristis pectinata isolate sPriPec2 chromosome 21, sPriPec2.1.pri, whole genome shotgun sequence and encodes:
- the LOC127581141 gene encoding cytochrome P450 2D26-like isoform X1, yielding MVFAALSHLLPKLCDSFTVLAVFCAVFCLVFDFMKRRKTCENYPPGPRGLPFVGNILQVDLRNPHVSFSKLWKKYGEVVSLEFGWTNVVVLSGYKTLKEALVKKSEDFADRPAFPIYKKVFERIGEGIVLARYGDWWKEQRRFSLQTLKNFGLGKKSLELRIVEEAGYLNQVFEGEQGLPFDPHFYLTYATANIICSIVFGERFEYRDEKLLRFLHILEESFVLEGGFWGQLANAFPFLCSLPGPQNKIFQNQEKINQFLQEIVTRHKQSWDPHDIRDFIDAFLAEQEKMKNTPNTSFLESKMIGSLISLFAAGTETTSTTLNWGLLFMVLHPDVQSQVHEEIDRVIGKERNPKLEDREEMPFTNAVIHEIQRLGNILPISLPHQTYRDTTVMGYTIPKGTTIIPNLSSALFDEDVWSTPHQFNPGHFLNSDGNFVKPEAFIPFSAGHRVCLGERLAKTELFIFFMSMLQRFTFHLPENEPRPSYRDARFGITLCPLPCRLCVKARL